In Oenanthe melanoleuca isolate GR-GAL-2019-014 chromosome 22, OMel1.0, whole genome shotgun sequence, the following proteins share a genomic window:
- the SFTPC gene encoding pulmonary surfactant-associated protein C yields the protein MDESSKEALMEEAPPRYTESPRPPCIPHELKSLLLMAALVVVALVVVNVAFLLLGLRLSESHAETVLRMTIHGLDGEGTPQQLAMSQKERTGTFAVRDGLNASATVVYDYSKLLVGYRSWRRRACYITRVDKDNFPGLDAVAETFQRRQGEELGDKALADRSVLGTTINILCSAVPVFWAGPLQSPPQCPSIKFPVPAARLGWEWEEEEEGEEEEEEEAAMESSMKQVVFEEEDSGNGCCCPGCCLPCAKCCTKCSVCCAKCCTRCGVCCAKCCCLPKCCRCPECPKCPKCPGCPKCPGCGSCSGCLLKSLCCVPRLLCYLPRKLLSCCHLRCLLIVVVVVVLLVLVIAGALLMKLSADQSRADTELRGGLGTGLAWEEDAATFYLDSGDGNAATLVYDYRNLLVSYRARLQRACYVTRVDKDNIPGLDTVLGTFQRRQAEDRISVPLADRSLLGTTASILCSLLPVYWA from the exons ATGGATGAGAGCTCCAAAGAGGCGCTGATGGAGGAGGCACCTCCG AGGTACACCGAGTCCCCGCGCCCGCCCTGCATCCCCCACGAGCTCAAGAGCCTCCTGCTGATGGCGGCGCTGGTGGTGGTGGCCCTCGTGGTGGTCAACGTCgccttcctcctgctggggctgcggCTCAGCGAGTCACACGCCGAGACG GTGCTGCGAATGACCATCCACGGGCTGGACGGCGAGGGGACCCCCCAGCAGCTCGCCATGAGCCAGAAGGAAAGGACCGGGACGTTCGCGGTGCGGGACGGGCTCAACGCCTCGGCCACGGTGGTGTACGACTACAGCAAG CTGCTGGTCGGCTACAGGTCCTGGCGCCGCCGCGCGTGCTACATCACCCGCGTGGACAAGGACAACTTCCCGGGGCTGGACGCTGTCGCCGAGACCTTCCAGCGGCGCCAG GGTGAGGAGCTTGGGGACAAGGCTCTGGCTGACCGCTCCGTCCTGGGCACCACCATCAACATCCTCTGCAGCGCCGTGCCCGTGTTCTGGGCC GGGCCACTCCAGTCCccaccccagtgccccagtATAAaattcccagtcccagcagccaggctgggctgggaatgggaggaggaggaggaaggggaggaagaggaggaggaggaggcagccaTGGAGAGCAGCATGAAGCAGGTGGTGTTTGAAGAGGAG GACTCGGGGaacggctgctgctgcccgggctgctgcctgccctgcgCCAAGTGCTGCACCAAATGCAGCGTGTGCTGCGCCAAATGCTGCACCAGGTGCGGCGTGTGCTGCGCCaaatgctgctgcctgcccaagTGCTGCCGGTGCCCCGAGTGCCCCAAGTGTCCCAAGTGTCCCGGGTGCCCCAAGTGTCCCGGCTGCGGCAGCTGCTCCGGCTGCCTCCTGAAGTCGCTGTGCTGCGTCCCTCGGCTGCTCTGCTACCTGCCCCGcaagctgctgagctgctgccacctccgCTGCCTGCTGATCGTGGTGGTCgtggtggtgctgctggtgctcgTCATCGCCGGCGCCCTGCTGATGAAGCTGAGCGCCGACCAGAGCCGCGCTGACACC gagctgcGGGGCGGGTTGGGGACTGGGCTGGCCTGGGAAGAGGACGCGGCCACTTTCTACCTGGACAGCGGGGACGGGAACGCGGCCACGCTGGTCTACGATTACAGGAAT ctgctggtgaGCTACAGAGCGCGGCTGCAGCGCGCCTGCTACGTGACCCGCGTGGACAAGGACAACATCCCGGGGCTGGACACCGTGCTCGGCACCTTCCAGCGCCGGCAG GCTGAGGACAGGATCTCCGTGCCCCTGGCTGACCGCTCCCTCCTGGGCACCACGGCGAGcatcctctgcagcctcctccctgTTTATTGGGCTTAA
- the LGI3 gene encoding leucine-rich repeat LGI family member 3, whose translation MELRRGRRMLKDQLRSRLLLLLLLAVAWLWLPAEGRRPPRPPPCPPSCSCTRDTAFCVDSKAVPKNLPPEVISLTMVNAAFTEIREAAFAHIPSLQFLLLNSNKFTLIGDNAFAGLSHLQYLFIENNDIQALSKATFRGLKSLTHLSLANNNLQTLPRDLFKPLDILSDLDLRGNTLACDCKIKWLVEWLESTNTTVPAVFCSSPAQFEGQRIRDLALGDFQCITTDFVMHQVLPFQAVSAEPFTYASDLYVALAQPSASSCSILKWDYVERKLRDFDRIPAHSAVHCKPIVAQEQLYVVVAQLFGGSYIYRWDTAVDKFIKIQDIDSQKIRKPNDIEAFQIEGDWYFVIADSSKAGSTSLYRLNQNGFYSHQALHAWHRDTDVEYVENDGKPRLIISSSSQAPVIYQWSRAQKQFVPQGEVGEVLDVQMVKHFRAKREQFLCLSRYIGDSKVVRWEGQRFVEVQTLPSRGSMVLQPFAVGRRLYLALGSDFSFTHVYLWEEEKQKFAKFQELSVQAPRAFRAVPAADVQLLLAPSFKANTLVYRHVVVDLSL comes from the exons ATGGAGCTGCGGCGCGGGAGGAGGATGCTGAAGGACCAGCTCCGCTCtcgcctcctcctcctcctcctcctcgccgtggcctggctctggctgccgGCCGAGGGGCGGCGGCCCCCCCGGCCTCCCCCGTGCCCCccgagctgctcctgcacccgGGACACGGCTTTCTGCGTGGACTCCAAGGCTGTGCCCAAGAACCTGCCCCCCGAGGTCATCTCGCT GACGATGGTGAACGCGGCCTTCACGGAGATCCGGGAGGCGGCTTTCGCCcacatcccctccctgcagtTCCT CCTCCTCAACTCCAACAAGTTCACGCTGATCGGGGACAACGCCTTCGCCGGGCTGTCGCACCTGCAGTACCT GTTCATTGAGAACAACGACATCCAGGCGCTCTCAAAAGCCACTTTCCGCGGGCTCAAGTCGCTGACACACCT GTCCTTGGCCAACAACAACCTGCAGACGCTGCCACGGGACCTCTTCAAGCCGCTGGACATCCTGAGTGACCT ggacctCCGTGGCAACACGCTGGCCTGTGACTGCAAGATCAAGTGGCTGGTGGAGTGGCTGGAGAGCACCAACACCACGGTCCCCGCCGTCTTCTGCAGCAGCCCCGCGCAGTTCGAGGGACAGCGGATCCGGGACCTGGCGCTCGGTGACTTCCAGTGCATCACCACGG atTTCGTGATGCACCAGGTCCTGCCCTTCCAGGCGGTGTCAGCCGAGCCCTTCACCTACGCCAGCGATCTGTACGTGGCGCTGGCGCAGCCCAGcgccagcagctgctccatcctcaaGTGGGACTACGTGGAGCGCAAACTCCGGGACTTCGACCGCATCCCTG CTCACTCGGCCGTGCACTGCAAGCCCATCgtggctcaggagcagctctaCGTGGTGGTGGCGCAGCTTTTCGGCGGCTCCTACATCTACCGCTGGGACACGGCCGTGGACAAGTTCATCAAGATCCAGGACATCGACAGCCAGAAGATCCGCAAGCCCAACGACATCGAGGCCTTCCAGATCGAGGGCGACTGGTACTTCGTCATCGCCGACAGCTCCAAGGCGGGCTCCACCAGCCTCTACCGCCTCAACCAGAATGGGTTTTACTCCCACCAAGCCCTCCACGCCTGGCACCGCGACACGGACGTGGAGTACGTGGAGAACGACGGCAAACCGCGGCTGATCATCTCCAGCAGCTCGCAGGCGCCCGTCATCTACCAGTGGAGCCGGGCTCAGAAGCAGTTCGTGCCGCAGGGCGAGGTGGGCGAGGTGCTGGACGTGCAGATGGTCAAACACTTCAGGGCCAAGCGGGAGCAGTTCCTGTGCCTCAGCCGCTACATCGGCGACTCCAAGGTGGTGCGCTGGGAGGGGCAGCGCTTCGTGGAGGTGCAGACGCTGCCGTCGCGGGGCTCCATGGTGCTGCAGCCCTTCGCCGTGGGCCGCCGCCTGTACCTGGCGCTGGGCAGCGACTTCTCCTTCACCCACGTCTACctgtgggaggaggagaagcagaagtTCGCCAAGTTCCAGGAGCTGTCGGTGCAGGCGCCGCGGGCGTTCCGGGCGGTGCCGGCGGCCGacgtgcagctgctgctggctcccagcttCAAGGCCAACACGCTGGTGTATCGGCACGTGGTGGTGGACCTCAGCCTGTAG
- the REEP4 gene encoding receptor expression-enhancing protein 4, whose translation MVSWILSRVIELLFGMLYPAYASYKAVKTKNIREYVRWMMYWIVFSLFMATETFTDLLISWFPFYYEVKMAFVIWLLSPYTRGASLLYRRFVHPTLARKEKDIDAFLVRARERGYETVLRLGKRSLNLAASAAVQAATKGQGALAGRLRSFSMQDLRSLAEQAPVHFQDPLYLEEQQSLQQPLGQRYESDSDDEEMWSDSQASPPRSPRWDPKSLSRSQSLRSQRKNPPKEGFSRLLRSRARRKAALSEQES comes from the exons ATGGTGTCCTGGATCCTCAGCCGGGTGATCGA gctgctcttCGGGATGCTCTACCCGGCCTACGCCTCCTACAAGGCTGTGAAGACGAAAAACATCCGGGAATAC GTCCGCTGGATGATGTACTGGATCGTCTTCTCCCTCTTCATGGCCACCGAGACCTTCACCGACCTGCTCATCTCCTG GTTCCCCTTCTACTACGAGGTGAAGATGGCCTTTGTCATCTGGCTGCTGTCCCCGTACACGCGGGGGGCCAGCCTGCTGTACCGCCGCTTCGTGCACCCCACGCTGGCCCGCAAGGAGAAG GACATCGACGCGTTCCTGGTGCGGGCCCGCGAGCGCGGCTACGAGACCGTGCTGCGCCTCGGCAAGAGGAGCCTCAACCTGGCGGCCAGCGCCGCCGTCCAGGCGGCCACCAAG GGCCAGGGCGCGCTGGCCGGGCGCCTCCGCAGCTTCAGCATGCAGGACCTGCGCTCGCTGGCCGAGCAGGCGCCCGTGCACTTCCAGGACCCGCTGtacctggaggagcagcagagcctgcagcagcccctgg gccagCGCTACGAGAGCGACTCGGACGATGAGGAGATGTGGTCGGACTCGCAGGCGTCGcccccgcgctccccgcgctgggaccccaaatccctttccCGCAGCCAGAGCCTGAGATCCCAGAGGAAGAACCCTCCAAAAGAG GGCTTCTCCCGCCTCCTGCGCAGCCGGGCCAGGAGGAAAGCGGCTCTGTCggagcaggagagctga